One part of the Bacillus sp. FJAT-27916 genome encodes these proteins:
- a CDS encoding VOC family protein, with amino-acid sequence MAKSLFKGLEGIFIPVKDPVESMIWYEEILGFKRIYHEEDAAVMKIDEQAQTVVCLVKAHEHLAMSFPDNSFGVGKYYNFIPSGPIEDIYRSLKALNVRTGALGGDGETRFFTFYDPDGNPLGVCQ; translated from the coding sequence ATGGCTAAATCCCTTTTCAAAGGACTGGAGGGTATCTTCATTCCGGTTAAGGACCCAGTTGAATCAATGATTTGGTATGAGGAGATACTCGGATTTAAGCGAATCTACCACGAAGAGGACGCTGCCGTAATGAAGATAGACGAACAAGCCCAGACAGTCGTCTGTCTTGTCAAAGCCCACGAACACCTGGCAATGAGCTTTCCGGATAATTCCTTTGGGGTCGGCAAGTATTATAACTTTATCCCCTCAGGCCCGATTGAAGATATATATCGCTCATTGAAGGCATTGAATGTCCGTACAGGTGCATTGGGAGGTGATGGAGAAACCCGCTTTTTCACCTTTTATGACCCGGACGGCAATCCCCTGGGCGTATGCCAATAA